The following proteins are co-located in the Streptomyces asiaticus genome:
- a CDS encoding TraR/DksA family transcriptional regulator — MVNHQTIDNPAAHLSPEDLAALRENLHEQRLFRQEQLRQIAAAPRAEDLLRRRSAAQAEVHVKVAASARMVLADVEAALRRIAEGRYGSCHLCRRPVERERLMIVPQARYCARCQQVREAGR; from the coding sequence GTGGTGAACCACCAGACCATCGACAACCCGGCCGCGCACCTGTCGCCCGAGGACCTTGCCGCGCTGCGGGAGAACCTTCACGAACAGCGCCTCTTCCGCCAGGAACAGCTGCGGCAGATCGCCGCGGCGCCCCGCGCCGAGGACCTGCTCCGGCGCCGCTCCGCGGCACAGGCCGAAGTGCACGTCAAAGTCGCCGCCTCCGCGCGCATGGTCCTCGCCGACGTGGAGGCGGCGCTGCGACGCATCGCCGAGGGCCGCTACGGCAGCTGCCACCTGTGCCGCCGCCCCGTCGAACGCGAACGCCTGATGATCGTTCCGCAGGCCCGCTACTGCGCGCGGTGCCAGCAGGTGCGGGAGGCCGGACGATGA
- a CDS encoding GntR family transcriptional regulator produces the protein MGHLKQRNLITTRERLRDQVAHALRAALISGELRPGEVYSAPGLAEDFGISATPVREAMLDLAREGLVEPVRNKGFRVTEVNERDLDQYTEIRALIEVPMIGRITRGAAREDLEALRPVAEDIVRAAREHDLIGYLEADRQFHLSLLALAGNDRLVETVGDLRKRSRLYGLTTLDERDQLIPSAEEHIELLDLMVAGDVTGAETCMARHLGHVRSLWAKGAQGQEPAERIPRRRLGT, from the coding sequence ATGGGCCACCTCAAGCAGCGCAATCTCATCACCACCAGGGAGCGGCTGCGCGACCAGGTGGCCCACGCCCTGCGCGCCGCGCTGATCTCCGGCGAACTGCGCCCCGGCGAGGTCTACTCGGCGCCCGGCCTGGCCGAGGACTTCGGCATCTCCGCGACGCCGGTGCGCGAGGCGATGCTCGACCTGGCCCGCGAGGGCCTCGTCGAACCCGTACGCAACAAGGGCTTCCGCGTCACCGAGGTCAATGAACGCGACCTCGACCAGTACACCGAGATCCGCGCCCTGATCGAAGTCCCCATGATCGGCCGGATCACCCGCGGTGCCGCCCGCGAGGACCTGGAGGCGCTGCGCCCGGTGGCGGAAGACATCGTGCGCGCCGCGCGCGAGCACGACCTCATCGGCTATCTGGAGGCCGATCGTCAGTTCCATCTCTCCCTGCTCGCGCTCGCCGGAAACGACCGGCTCGTCGAAACCGTCGGCGACCTGCGCAAACGCTCACGCCTGTACGGACTGACCACACTGGACGAGCGCGACCAGCTGATCCCGTCCGCCGAAGAGCACATCGAGCTCCTCGACCTGATGGTCGCGGGTGATGTGACGGGCGCCGAGACATGCATGGCCCGCCACCTCGGCCATGTGCGCTCGCTGTGGGCCAAGGGCGCGCAGGGGCAGGAGCCCGCCGAGCGCATACCCAGGAGAAGGCTGGGCACCTGA
- a CDS encoding Rv1733c family protein — MSGEIPPAQPPPDPPHHELVHPLSLWRQRHNPLYRCTDRLQTRIALALLLLVPVLGLAATLAVGDAAHRHYRAAAEHQRQSLRLTTAVLTHDAPDHPEPGSAEARENRYPATVRFTDPSGRTRTAETGVLPGLKAGSSVHVWVDADGAIAEPPMTAAQIRSRTMGWGLVAFLTVLLAGAAAYRCATVVLRRRNLAEWDTEWAETAPRWTTSP, encoded by the coding sequence GTGTCCGGCGAGATACCCCCCGCGCAGCCGCCTCCCGATCCCCCGCACCACGAGCTCGTACATCCCCTGTCGCTGTGGCGCCAGCGGCACAATCCGCTGTACCGGTGCACCGACCGCCTCCAGACCCGGATCGCACTGGCGTTGTTGCTGCTGGTGCCGGTCCTGGGGCTCGCCGCCACGCTCGCCGTCGGTGACGCCGCCCACCGCCACTACCGCGCGGCCGCCGAGCACCAGCGACAGAGCCTGCGCCTCACCACCGCCGTCCTCACCCACGACGCCCCGGATCACCCGGAGCCCGGATCGGCGGAGGCGAGGGAGAACCGCTACCCGGCCACGGTCCGCTTCACCGACCCGAGCGGACGGACCCGCACCGCGGAGACCGGCGTCCTGCCCGGGCTGAAGGCGGGCAGCTCCGTCCACGTCTGGGTCGACGCGGACGGAGCGATCGCCGAGCCGCCCATGACCGCCGCACAGATCCGCAGCCGCACCATGGGCTGGGGTCTTGTCGCCTTCCTGACCGTGCTCCTGGCCGGTGCCGCCGCCTACCGCTGCGCCACCGTGGTCCTGCGCCGGCGCAATCTCGCCGAGTGGGACACCGAGTGGGCCGAGACCGCGCCACGCTGGACGACATCCCCCTGA
- a CDS encoding Gfo/Idh/MocA family protein, with the protein MTFSLGIVGAGQFSGQFAKLFLAHPGVGDVHVTDLLPERAEQLAAAEGLSGTFPSYEAMLESKAVDAVAVFTQRWTHGPLVLQGLNAGKHVYSAVPMAISREEIAAIIEAVRATGLTYMMGETSQYNPATVHARDQIADGAFGRLFYAEGDYVHDMDLGFYEAYQYSGGENWKATASYPPLLYPTHSVGGVLGAWQTHAVSVSAIGVKDDRGDGVFDQEISQFGNDISNATALFEVAGGGSFRTNEFRRVGYPSHIRESRFRFFGTDASMEQLATVSFWQDKKGVKDITELLEPKPTLAPDDPSLEHIAPALRAAFTSGSAPVHDRSRLPREFDHLHNGHEGSHHFLVDDFVTAVNTRTLPSVNAWVAARYTLPGIVAHESARQGGVRLEIADFGDAPES; encoded by the coding sequence ATGACGTTCTCCCTCGGCATCGTCGGCGCCGGGCAGTTCTCCGGCCAGTTCGCCAAGCTGTTCCTCGCCCACCCGGGCGTCGGCGACGTCCACGTCACCGATCTGCTGCCCGAGCGGGCCGAGCAACTGGCCGCCGCGGAAGGACTGTCGGGTACCTTCCCCTCGTACGAGGCGATGCTGGAGTCGAAGGCGGTCGACGCGGTGGCCGTCTTCACCCAGCGCTGGACACACGGCCCGCTCGTGCTCCAGGGCCTGAACGCCGGAAAACACGTGTACTCGGCGGTGCCGATGGCGATCAGCCGCGAGGAGATAGCGGCGATCATCGAGGCCGTACGCGCCACCGGTCTGACGTACATGATGGGTGAGACGAGCCAGTACAACCCGGCGACCGTGCACGCCCGCGACCAGATCGCCGACGGCGCCTTCGGCCGCCTCTTCTATGCCGAGGGCGACTACGTACACGACATGGACCTCGGCTTCTACGAGGCCTATCAGTACAGCGGCGGAGAGAACTGGAAGGCGACCGCCAGCTATCCGCCGCTGCTCTACCCGACGCACTCCGTCGGCGGGGTCCTCGGCGCCTGGCAGACGCACGCGGTGAGTGTGTCGGCGATCGGAGTGAAGGACGATCGCGGGGACGGTGTCTTCGACCAGGAGATCAGCCAGTTCGGGAACGACATCTCCAACGCCACCGCGCTGTTCGAGGTGGCCGGTGGCGGCTCGTTCCGTACGAACGAGTTCCGGCGGGTCGGCTATCCCTCGCACATCCGCGAATCGCGCTTCCGGTTCTTCGGGACGGACGCGAGCATGGAACAGCTCGCCACGGTGAGCTTCTGGCAGGACAAGAAGGGGGTCAAGGACATCACGGAGCTGCTCGAGCCCAAGCCGACGCTGGCTCCCGACGACCCGTCACTCGAGCACATCGCGCCCGCCCTGCGTGCCGCCTTCACTTCCGGTTCCGCGCCCGTGCACGACCGGTCGCGGCTGCCCCGGGAGTTCGATCACCTGCACAACGGGCACGAGGGCAGCCACCACTTCCTGGTGGACGACTTCGTGACCGCGGTCAACACCCGCACACTGCCCTCCGTGAACGCCTGGGTCGCGGCCCGCTACACCCTGCCGGGCATCGTGGCGCACGAGTCCGCGCGGCAGGGCGGAGTCCGGTTGGAGATCGCCGACTTCGGGGACGCGCCCGAGAGCTGA
- a CDS encoding collagenase — MFQSRNPRGSTRGSLLTALVAVTLCVTAAPSGHAAAPAPARPSALRTAASSDPFDRVDRLAKAPGRARKAPAPGGLTGGGVPGARTPEPKSRGGAVTPHATLGTASVPCTLDGVTGLPPERFADFLADPAVTADGCLRSILWTWDQRLVPVMSDQHVQAVSRRITQLAASHDGRDGSHLLEMFTYLHAVAYQDFSHDEIDITDAPTVNAMRGAVDAFGSAARTFDVTRPNAETLREALDAASAPGLRQYQLPLIKRVLATMDAQHPQTAQDTSWAGAALAALTVNYLGVNPGNKDAAFHAAVTADPSYRAAFSSFAGHTHLKDGPNAWVIRDALSEYGRFGQIQGLRDEIVSGLGTLLDTTARNFGDSSAPWAKVATWLGVFEACAPYHVCKGDIERRLFPYTYVYGTEGTDGIQVRTALDRNTVDQLYYASKQVKAQFHRVLGTDTPLADDTNTTLHIVLYGSRADYENFHPLLTGMDTNNGGVYIEKGATFYTYQRRVPQDSSLTLEELFRHEYTHYLNGRWAVPGSFGEGPWYEGDRTTAMDEGTAEFFDGATRDDGIRVRKSLVQGIIDDTAGGGPRMTVNQLLHATYDGDGFRFYDYAGTFFEFLWIEHPSLLREMYRDLRSDDPAAFDAWRDRLGRDAGLQSAYDRFLDQQIAHVADLYVPHTTYTPLGELRDTSADQIRSSFTAMTASDPNCRATGAAERPRFVCTGRITANLTDAGNADTVFKDMSGTVDYFLLDRAAGGDNNLTDMNCSFGEVDIWSNQRAGTSDYTCEGPLRG; from the coding sequence GTGTTCCAGTCGAGAAACCCGCGCGGATCCACGCGCGGAAGTCTGCTCACGGCCTTAGTGGCGGTGACGCTCTGCGTGACGGCGGCCCCGTCCGGTCACGCGGCCGCCCCCGCTCCCGCGCGGCCTTCGGCGTTACGGACGGCCGCCTCGTCCGACCCCTTCGACAGGGTCGACCGTCTGGCCAAGGCCCCGGGCCGGGCACGGAAGGCCCCGGCCCCCGGCGGCCTCACCGGTGGCGGTGTCCCCGGAGCCCGAACGCCCGAGCCGAAGAGCCGGGGCGGCGCCGTCACACCGCACGCCACACTCGGCACGGCATCCGTGCCCTGCACGCTCGACGGCGTCACGGGCCTGCCGCCGGAGCGGTTCGCCGACTTCCTGGCCGACCCCGCCGTCACCGCCGACGGCTGTCTGCGCTCGATCCTCTGGACCTGGGACCAGCGACTCGTCCCCGTCATGTCGGACCAGCATGTCCAGGCCGTCTCCCGCCGCATCACCCAACTCGCCGCCTCCCACGACGGCAGGGACGGCAGCCATCTGCTGGAGATGTTCACCTACCTGCACGCGGTGGCGTACCAGGACTTCTCGCACGACGAGATCGACATCACCGACGCGCCGACCGTCAACGCCATGCGCGGGGCTGTGGACGCCTTCGGCTCGGCCGCCCGTACCTTCGACGTCACCCGCCCCAACGCCGAGACCCTGCGTGAAGCGCTCGACGCGGCCTCCGCCCCCGGTCTGCGTCAGTACCAACTGCCCCTGATCAAGCGGGTTCTGGCCACCATGGACGCCCAGCACCCCCAAACCGCCCAGGACACCTCCTGGGCCGGTGCCGCCCTCGCGGCGCTCACCGTGAACTACCTCGGCGTGAATCCCGGCAACAAGGACGCCGCCTTCCACGCCGCGGTGACGGCCGACCCCTCGTACCGGGCGGCCTTCAGCTCCTTCGCCGGCCACACCCACCTCAAGGACGGGCCCAACGCCTGGGTGATACGCGACGCACTCAGCGAGTACGGCCGCTTCGGCCAGATCCAAGGGCTGCGCGACGAGATCGTCTCCGGCCTCGGCACCCTCCTGGACACCACCGCCCGCAACTTCGGGGACAGCAGCGCGCCCTGGGCCAAGGTCGCCACCTGGCTGGGGGTCTTCGAAGCCTGCGCCCCGTACCACGTGTGCAAGGGCGACATCGAGAGGCGTCTCTTCCCGTACACGTACGTCTACGGCACCGAAGGCACCGACGGCATTCAGGTCCGCACCGCCCTCGACCGGAACACCGTCGACCAGCTCTACTACGCGAGCAAGCAGGTCAAGGCGCAGTTCCACCGTGTCCTCGGCACGGACACGCCCCTCGCGGACGACACCAACACCACGCTGCACATCGTCCTGTACGGCTCCCGCGCCGACTACGAGAACTTCCACCCGCTCCTCACCGGCATGGACACCAACAACGGCGGCGTCTACATCGAGAAGGGGGCGACCTTCTACACCTACCAGCGTCGCGTCCCGCAGGACTCCTCACTGACCCTGGAGGAGCTGTTCCGCCACGAGTACACCCACTACCTCAACGGTCGCTGGGCGGTGCCCGGCAGCTTCGGCGAAGGTCCCTGGTACGAGGGTGACCGGACCACCGCGATGGACGAGGGCACTGCCGAGTTCTTCGACGGCGCCACCCGCGACGACGGCATCCGGGTCCGCAAGTCCCTGGTGCAGGGGATCATCGACGACACGGCCGGCGGCGGACCGCGGATGACCGTGAACCAGCTCCTGCACGCGACGTACGACGGCGACGGCTTCCGCTTCTACGACTACGCGGGCACCTTCTTCGAGTTCCTGTGGATCGAACACCCCTCCCTCTTGCGGGAGATGTACCGCGATCTGCGCTCCGACGATCCGGCGGCCTTCGACGCCTGGCGCGACCGGCTCGGCAGGGACGCGGGCCTGCAGAGCGCGTACGACCGCTTCCTCGACCAACAGATCGCCCACGTAGCCGACTTGTACGTGCCCCACACCACCTACACGCCTCTGGGCGAGCTCCGTGACACCTCGGCCGACCAGATCCGCTCCTCCTTCACCGCGATGACCGCGTCCGACCCGAACTGCCGTGCCACCGGCGCGGCGGAGCGGCCCCGGTTCGTCTGCACCGGCCGGATCACCGCGAACCTCACCGATGCCGGCAACGCGGACACGGTCTTCAAGGACATGTCCGGGACGGTCGACTACTTCCTCCTCGACCGCGCGGCGGGCGGCGACAACAACCTGACCGACATGAACTGCTCGTTCGGCGAGGTGGACATCTGGTCCAACCAGCGGGCGGGCACATCGGACTACACCTGTGAGGGTCCCCTCCGCGGCTGA
- a CDS encoding aminopeptidase P family protein: MHDPLTGAPRTAGHDLPVSPEFEAFMAGGWAPTPLPADIRSAAADFTPARRARLSARFPGERLVIPAGELKVRSNDCDHRFRPYSAYAWLTGLTGEEQAGHVLVLEPDGPHRHEAVLYVRPRSPRTDGGFYRDRRYGEFWVGRRPDLDETARMTGIRCAVIGDRAEPPPGRDATVDAELSAALSELRLIKDAWEVGQLQLAVDHTVAGFEDVVRALPRALAHPRGERWIEGVFGLRARAEGNGTGYETIVASGAHACVLHWIRNDGPLDARRLLLLDAGVETDSLHTADITRTLPLSGRYSPVQRQVYDLVLAAQDAGIAALRPGASFRDFHRAAMRVIAEGLTEWGVLKSPEGDFHRRYTLCSSGHMLGLDVHDCAQARAETYLDGVLAEGQVLTVEPGLYLQPDDETLPDELRGIGVRIEDDLVITAGGARLMSGALPRTPDAIEAWMGELIESR; encoded by the coding sequence ATGCACGATCCCCTGACCGGCGCACCTCGGACGGCCGGCCATGACCTGCCCGTCTCACCGGAGTTCGAGGCCTTCATGGCGGGTGGCTGGGCGCCGACCCCGCTGCCCGCGGACATCCGGTCGGCCGCCGCCGACTTCACCCCCGCTCGCCGCGCCCGGCTGTCCGCCCGCTTCCCGGGCGAGCGGCTGGTCATCCCCGCGGGCGAGCTGAAGGTCCGCTCGAACGACTGCGACCACCGCTTCCGGCCGTACAGCGCGTACGCCTGGCTCACCGGTCTGACCGGCGAGGAGCAGGCCGGGCATGTCCTGGTCCTGGAGCCGGACGGGCCCCACCGGCATGAGGCGGTCCTGTATGTGCGGCCCCGTTCGCCGCGCACCGATGGCGGTTTCTACCGGGACCGGCGCTACGGCGAGTTCTGGGTCGGCCGGCGCCCCGACCTCGACGAGACCGCGCGCATGACCGGCATCCGCTGTGCCGTCATCGGCGACCGGGCGGAGCCGCCGCCGGGCCGGGACGCCACGGTCGACGCCGAACTGTCCGCCGCCTTGAGCGAGTTGAGACTGATCAAGGATGCCTGGGAAGTGGGGCAGCTACAGCTCGCCGTGGACCACACGGTCGCCGGCTTCGAAGACGTGGTACGCGCCCTGCCGCGCGCCCTCGCCCATCCACGCGGCGAGCGCTGGATCGAGGGCGTCTTCGGCCTGCGCGCCCGCGCGGAGGGCAACGGCACCGGTTACGAGACCATCGTGGCGTCCGGTGCCCACGCCTGCGTTCTGCACTGGATACGGAACGACGGGCCGCTGGACGCACGGCGGTTGCTGCTGCTGGACGCGGGCGTGGAGACGGACAGCCTCCACACCGCCGACATCACGCGCACCCTCCCGCTCTCCGGGCGGTACTCCCCCGTGCAGCGGCAGGTGTACGACCTCGTGCTCGCCGCCCAGGACGCGGGTATCGCCGCGCTCAGGCCGGGCGCGAGCTTCCGTGACTTCCACCGGGCCGCGATGCGCGTGATCGCGGAAGGGCTCACGGAATGGGGTGTGCTCAAAAGCCCCGAGGGCGACTTCCACCGTCGCTACACCCTGTGCAGCAGCGGACATATGCTCGGGCTCGACGTCCACGACTGCGCGCAGGCACGCGCGGAGACCTATCTGGACGGGGTGCTGGCGGAGGGCCAGGTGCTGACGGTCGAGCCCGGCCTCTACCTCCAGCCCGACGACGAGACGCTCCCGGACGAACTGCGGGGCATCGGGGTACGCATCGAGGACGACCTGGTCATCACCGCCGGAGGAGCACGGCTGATGTCGGGCGCCCTGCCGCGCACCCCGGACGCGATCGAGGCGTGGATGGGGGAACTGATCGAGAGCCGCTGA
- a CDS encoding ABC transporter substrate-binding protein yields the protein MRFRTVMALTGALALSLVTGCAKGGSAGSSAHTVTYWMWDTNQLPAYRACAKGFERENPGLKVKITQIGFDAYWTKLTASFIAGTQPDVFTDHIQKFGQFSDLKVLEPLDDLGIEKSDYQPGLADNWVGEDGHRYGAPKDWDTVALFYNKKMAEGAGISTGKINALSWNPEDGGTFEKAIAHLTIDRNGKRGDEPGFDKHHVKVYGLATGGAGDDNGQTQWSPFTGSAGWSYTDKKRWGTKYNYDSPTFQSVVKWYFGLAKKGYLAPLEVYGDQANPPNAQVAAGKAATAFDGAWMLSTYYGAKGLDVGTARTPVGPTGKRATMMNGLADSISKGARNKEGARKWVEYLASDACQTTVGAYGVVFPATPAGTRAAVAAYEKKGIDTTAFTQPVADKKDFTTFSFPITNYAADVYALMRPAMQDLYGGGAPASGLDTTNSQINFIFDQ from the coding sequence ATGCGATTTCGTACGGTCATGGCGCTGACCGGGGCGCTGGCGCTGTCCCTGGTGACCGGATGCGCGAAGGGCGGATCCGCCGGGTCGTCCGCGCACACGGTGACGTACTGGATGTGGGACACCAATCAGCTGCCCGCCTACCGGGCCTGCGCGAAGGGCTTCGAGAGGGAGAACCCGGGCCTGAAGGTCAAGATCACCCAGATAGGCTTCGACGCCTACTGGACCAAGCTCACCGCGAGCTTCATCGCGGGCACCCAGCCGGACGTGTTCACCGACCACATCCAGAAGTTCGGGCAGTTCAGCGACCTGAAGGTGCTGGAGCCGCTTGACGACCTGGGCATCGAGAAGTCCGACTACCAGCCGGGGCTCGCCGACAACTGGGTCGGCGAGGACGGCCACCGCTACGGTGCCCCGAAGGACTGGGACACGGTCGCCCTCTTCTACAACAAGAAGATGGCCGAGGGGGCCGGGATCTCCACCGGGAAAATCAACGCCCTGTCCTGGAACCCCGAGGACGGCGGCACGTTCGAGAAGGCCATCGCGCACCTCACCATCGACAGGAACGGCAAGCGGGGCGACGAACCGGGCTTCGACAAGCACCACGTCAAGGTCTACGGGCTGGCCACCGGAGGCGCGGGCGACGACAACGGCCAGACCCAGTGGAGCCCCTTCACCGGCTCCGCGGGCTGGTCCTACACCGACAAGAAGCGGTGGGGCACGAAGTACAACTACGACAGCCCCACCTTCCAGTCCGTCGTCAAGTGGTACTTCGGCCTGGCGAAGAAGGGGTATCTCGCACCGCTCGAGGTCTACGGTGATCAAGCGAACCCGCCCAACGCGCAGGTGGCCGCGGGCAAGGCCGCGACCGCCTTCGACGGCGCCTGGATGCTCTCCACCTACTACGGGGCCAAGGGCCTCGACGTCGGCACCGCCCGCACCCCGGTCGGCCCGACCGGCAAGCGGGCCACGATGATGAACGGCCTGGCGGACTCGATCTCCAAGGGCGCCCGCAACAAGGAGGGCGCCAGGAAGTGGGTGGAGTACCTGGCCTCCGACGCGTGCCAGACCACCGTCGGCGCATACGGGGTCGTCTTCCCCGCCACCCCGGCCGGCACCAGGGCCGCCGTCGCCGCCTACGAGAAAAAGGGAATCGACACCACCGCCTTCACCCAGCCGGTGGCGGACAAGAAGGACTTCACGACCTTCTCGTTCCCGATCACCAACTACGCCGCAGACGTGTACGCGCTCATGCGCCCCGCGATGCAGGACCTCTACGGGGGCGGCGCGCCCGCGAGCGGCCTCGACACGACCAACAGCCAGATCAACTTCATTTTCGACCAGTGA
- a CDS encoding TraR/DksA family transcriptional regulator, with the protein MPLDTAQTGPRPGRLTSHEARQRLEHARNSRLAQLRALDESAQSTDAHLVSAQTEAIQRVLTEIDEAFARIDDGAYGTCQGCAKPVPAERLEILPYTRYCVACQGRATA; encoded by the coding sequence GTGCCGCTCGACACCGCCCAGACCGGCCCCCGCCCCGGGCGGCTGACCTCTCATGAGGCCCGCCAGCGCCTGGAACACGCCCGCAACAGCCGCCTGGCTCAGCTGCGCGCCCTCGACGAGAGCGCCCAGAGCACGGACGCCCATCTGGTGTCCGCGCAGACGGAGGCGATCCAGCGGGTCCTCACCGAGATCGACGAGGCGTTCGCCCGTATCGACGACGGCGCCTACGGCACCTGCCAGGGCTGCGCCAAGCCCGTCCCCGCCGAACGCCTGGAGATCCTCCCCTACACCCGCTACTGCGTCGCCTGCCAGGGCCGCGCCACCGCCTGA
- a CDS encoding rod shape-determining protein, with protein MTVLRRFRSDSPAGHRHRPWPSCRHCCGLALDLGSARTRAWLAGRGMILDVPTITFPGAGAVYPIQRGAIVDVPGTARMLDRLLSHRLPRLTRPLVVVTAPVLDGPAYRERARTAVEVLRPRAVLTVPTARAIALAVGADLSLPLLVVDVGAHLTEVVLLLDGLVFDARRTALGTADLAGAGATAEISEAITTMITSMLRQDRTSLTAEALTRGALLAGGGALRPDLTRRLIGGTHAPLRAVPAPHTAAIRGAAKILQAARGHPSTSGTSPP; from the coding sequence ATGACCGTCCTCCGCCGCTTCCGGTCCGACTCCCCCGCCGGGCACCGGCACCGGCCCTGGCCGTCGTGCCGGCACTGCTGCGGCCTCGCCCTCGACCTGGGCAGCGCCCGCACCCGCGCCTGGCTCGCCGGCCGCGGCATGATCCTCGACGTACCCACCATCACCTTCCCCGGTGCCGGGGCGGTGTACCCGATCCAGCGCGGTGCCATCGTCGACGTCCCCGGAACGGCCCGGATGCTCGACCGGCTGCTCAGCCATCGCCTGCCCCGCCTCACCCGCCCGCTGGTGGTGGTCACCGCGCCCGTGCTGGACGGCCCCGCCTACCGGGAACGGGCCCGCACCGCCGTGGAGGTGCTGCGCCCGCGCGCGGTCCTGACGGTCCCCACCGCACGCGCCATCGCCCTGGCCGTGGGCGCCGACCTCTCCCTGCCGCTGCTCGTGGTGGACGTCGGCGCCCACCTCACCGAAGTGGTCCTCCTCCTCGACGGCCTGGTCTTCGACGCCCGCCGCACCGCCCTGGGCACCGCCGACCTCGCCGGTGCCGGCGCCACGGCGGAGATCAGCGAAGCGATCACGACCATGATCACCTCAATGCTCCGGCAGGACCGCACGTCCCTCACCGCCGAGGCCCTGACCCGGGGAGCCCTCCTGGCCGGCGGCGGCGCCCTGCGCCCCGACCTCACTCGCCGGCTCATCGGCGGCACCCACGCGCCGCTGCGGGCGGTTCCGGCACCACACACCGCGGCGATCCGCGGCGCCGCCAAGATCCTTCAGGCCGCGCGCGGACATCCGTCGACCAGTGGCACGTCCCCGCCCTGA
- a CDS encoding HAMP domain-containing sensor histidine kinase gives MSLFWRIFGLNALVLGTATALLLWAPVTVSVPVVLTEAIILIGGLAVMLVANGTLLRWGLAPLDRLTRLMTTVDLLRPGQRLPVPGAGGGSEVSELIRTFNAMLDRLEHERATSSARVLLAQEAERRRIAQELHDEVGQSMTAILLVLGRTADDVPEPLREDLQQAQEITRESLDEVRRLVRRLRPGVLDDLGLVSALTSLTQDFATHTGLRVVRRLDADLPALDQESELVLYRVAQESLTNAARHADARQVEVSLRRVGEAVALEIADDGRGIEAACEGAGIRGMRERALLAGATLDITSTPGTGTRIRLITPAPRKQL, from the coding sequence GTGTCGCTGTTCTGGCGGATCTTCGGGCTCAACGCCCTGGTGCTGGGCACCGCCACGGCGCTGCTGCTGTGGGCGCCGGTGACCGTCTCCGTGCCGGTGGTGCTGACCGAGGCGATCATCCTGATCGGCGGTCTCGCCGTCATGCTGGTCGCCAACGGCACCCTGCTGCGCTGGGGCCTGGCCCCGCTGGACCGGCTGACCAGGCTGATGACCACCGTCGACCTGCTGCGCCCGGGCCAGCGGCTGCCCGTGCCCGGCGCCGGCGGCGGCAGCGAGGTGTCCGAGCTGATCCGTACCTTCAACGCCATGCTCGACCGGCTGGAGCACGAACGTGCCACGTCCAGCGCCCGGGTGCTGCTGGCCCAGGAGGCGGAACGCCGCCGTATCGCCCAGGAGCTGCACGACGAGGTCGGACAGAGCATGACCGCGATCCTGCTGGTGCTGGGGCGCACCGCGGACGACGTCCCGGAGCCGCTGCGCGAGGACCTCCAGCAGGCCCAGGAGATCACCCGGGAGAGTCTGGACGAGGTCCGCCGCCTGGTGCGCCGCCTGCGGCCCGGCGTCCTGGACGACCTGGGCCTGGTCAGCGCACTGACCTCGCTCACCCAGGACTTCGCCACCCACACCGGGCTGCGTGTCGTACGCCGCCTCGACGCCGACCTGCCCGCCCTCGACCAGGAGAGCGAGCTCGTGTTGTACCGGGTGGCTCAGGAGAGCCTGACCAACGCGGCGCGCCACGCGGACGCGCGGCAGGTCGAGGTGAGCCTGCGCCGCGTCGGCGAGGCGGTGGCGCTGGAGATCGCCGACGACGGCCGCGGCATCGAGGCCGCCTGCGAGGGCGCCGGGATCCGCGGCATGCGCGAACGGGCCCTGCTCGCCGGAGCCACCCTGGACATCACCTCGACGCCCGGCACCGGCACCCGGATCCGCCTCATCACCC